The following are encoded together in the Acidicapsa ligni genome:
- a CDS encoding sugar transferase, with protein MATSEFWQRVSSTPPSPTQEWSESGIASHQRTARGSAAMWMVLDALTVFGAALVAATIELETNPVAGLLSFWHGTLFQGQSTGILTALLIGFTATLIAVSRGLHLYTPVRLTNHLHEQRLSVQACLVSGLILTGTLYLIKAEQIPRSVVLLTVVLITVSLSLRRLVFRAMMYRRFERGLNTRNVIIVGTGAEAHALRHHLQSIRQLGYIFKGFVHVPGVDTQLAGTTGDVLGPLDSLFDHARKHFVDEIFFTSACERGVIKSVLDQARANGIDLRVVPDMYDGLAWNSTIEYIGQFPTIPLHRGHVPEVGLVLKRLLDLTLATFALLIFSPLLLIIAIAVKLDSRGPIFYASERIGKKASVFKCIKFRTMVRDADRRRAEIMHMNEREGILFKMSNDPRITRVGRVLRKYSLDELPQFFNVLFGDMSVVGPRPPIASEVRQYNLAHLRRLDVTPGITGLWQVQARQDPSFDSYISLDVAYIENWTVWLDIKIILRTIGVVFAGTGS; from the coding sequence ATGGCGACATCTGAATTTTGGCAAAGAGTGTCCTCTACGCCTCCATCTCCCACACAGGAGTGGAGTGAAAGTGGCATTGCCAGTCACCAGAGAACCGCTCGTGGCAGCGCCGCGATGTGGATGGTTCTGGATGCTTTGACCGTTTTTGGGGCGGCATTGGTGGCGGCTACAATCGAGCTCGAAACAAATCCCGTGGCGGGACTTCTCAGCTTCTGGCATGGAACGCTCTTCCAGGGGCAGTCCACAGGCATACTTACCGCACTCCTGATTGGATTTACCGCAACCCTGATCGCCGTAAGCCGCGGCCTGCATCTTTATACGCCCGTACGCCTGACAAACCATCTCCACGAGCAGCGGCTGAGCGTACAAGCCTGCCTGGTGTCGGGACTTATCCTGACCGGCACGCTCTATCTCATCAAGGCCGAGCAAATCCCGCGCAGCGTCGTGCTGCTGACGGTAGTGCTGATCACGGTCTCCCTCAGCCTGCGCCGGCTCGTCTTCCGCGCCATGATGTACCGCCGCTTCGAGCGCGGCCTCAATACCCGCAACGTCATCATCGTAGGCACCGGCGCGGAAGCTCATGCGCTTCGTCACCATCTGCAGAGCATTCGCCAGCTTGGCTACATCTTTAAAGGATTCGTCCACGTCCCCGGCGTCGATACCCAATTAGCGGGCACAACGGGCGATGTTCTCGGCCCTCTGGATAGCCTTTTCGATCACGCCCGCAAGCATTTCGTGGATGAGATTTTCTTTACCTCCGCCTGCGAACGCGGCGTCATTAAGTCCGTTCTGGATCAGGCACGCGCCAACGGCATCGACCTGCGCGTAGTGCCGGATATGTATGACGGCCTGGCATGGAACAGCACCATCGAATATATCGGCCAGTTTCCAACGATTCCTCTCCACCGCGGCCACGTTCCAGAGGTCGGCTTGGTTCTCAAGAGGCTTCTGGATCTCACACTTGCGACTTTTGCGCTCCTCATCTTTTCACCGCTTCTGCTGATCATCGCCATCGCCGTCAAACTGGACTCGCGCGGGCCGATTTTCTACGCCTCTGAGCGAATCGGCAAGAAGGCCAGCGTCTTCAAATGTATTAAATTTCGCACCATGGTTCGCGACGCGGACCGCCGCCGTGCAGAAATCATGCACATGAACGAGCGCGAGGGCATTCTCTTCAAGATGTCCAACGACCCCCGCATTACCCGCGTCGGTCGTGTCCTGCGCAAGTATTCGCTGGACGAACTCCCCCAGTTTTTCAATGTCCTCTTCGGGGACATGAGTGTCGTAGGGCCGCGTCCCCCGATCGCCAGCGAAGTACGCCAATACAACCTGGCACACCTTCGCCGCCTCGATGTAACCCCCGGTATCACAGGGCTTTGGCAGGTTCAGGCTCGTCAGGATCCCTCTTTTGACAGCTACATCTCACTCGATGTGGCATACATCGAAAACTGGACCGTATGGCTGGATATCAAGATCATCCTGCGAACCATCGGCGTAGTCTTCGCCGGCACTGGGTCTTAA
- a CDS encoding NAD+ synthase — protein sequence MKIALAQINPTVGDFTGNLAKIVSATQSAASSGARLTVFSELSLCGYPPADLLEKPSFLARCVSVIEELCAATASLPTAVLVGVALPAPQGSGKSAVNAAVLIDKGQVLLEQHKMLLPFYDVFDEQRYFAPATSQCVVELDGERLAVTICEDAWNDKGFWPQQRYPVDPVEDLMRQHPTVLINISASPYWHGKITIRQQMLAAIATRHRIPVFISNQVGGNDSLVFDGSSFALAADGTVLVQAASFREDIVLVDSTLPTGVDIPEALQESETEAAYQALVLGTRDYVLKTGFSKVLIALSGGIDSALVTAIAVDALGPENVLVIGMPSQYSSTGSVDDSLQLARNLGIQFETLAIADIYHQFADTLKPMFVGRHPDLTEENLQSRIRGVLMMALSNKFSSLVLTTGNKSEMAVGYCTLYGDMVGALAVIGDLVKTRVYALSHWINRNGEVIPESILTKAPSAELRPDQKDTDSLPPYDVLDPILEAYVERYESPAQIVAKYGFPTSTVEQIVRLVERTEYKRQQAAPVLKLTPKSFGMGRRFPIAARVQV from the coding sequence GTGAAGATAGCTTTAGCCCAGATCAATCCCACTGTCGGGGACTTCACCGGCAATCTTGCAAAGATCGTCAGTGCTACCCAGAGTGCAGCCAGTTCCGGTGCCAGGCTCACGGTTTTCTCTGAACTGTCCCTATGCGGCTACCCTCCCGCCGACCTGCTTGAAAAGCCCAGCTTCCTCGCCCGCTGCGTCAGCGTGATTGAGGAGCTGTGCGCGGCCACCGCATCGCTGCCGACAGCCGTGCTGGTCGGAGTTGCGCTCCCGGCGCCGCAAGGCTCCGGCAAATCCGCCGTGAATGCAGCCGTCCTCATCGACAAGGGACAAGTCCTGCTCGAACAGCACAAGATGCTGCTGCCCTTCTATGACGTCTTCGATGAACAGCGCTATTTCGCCCCGGCAACCAGCCAGTGTGTCGTCGAACTCGACGGCGAACGGCTGGCCGTCACTATCTGCGAAGACGCCTGGAACGACAAAGGCTTCTGGCCGCAGCAGCGCTATCCCGTTGACCCCGTGGAAGATCTGATGCGTCAGCATCCCACGGTACTGATCAACATCTCGGCCTCCCCATACTGGCACGGCAAGATCACCATTCGGCAGCAGATGCTCGCGGCCATTGCTACGCGCCATCGGATTCCCGTTTTCATCTCCAATCAGGTCGGCGGCAACGACAGCCTGGTCTTCGATGGCTCCTCATTCGCCCTGGCCGCCGATGGAACAGTCCTCGTCCAGGCTGCCTCATTCCGCGAAGATATCGTCCTGGTAGACAGCACGCTGCCTACCGGCGTGGACATCCCGGAAGCCTTGCAGGAATCGGAAACCGAAGCCGCTTATCAGGCACTCGTTCTCGGCACACGCGATTACGTTCTAAAGACCGGTTTCAGCAAAGTCCTCATCGCACTCAGCGGAGGAATTGATTCGGCTCTGGTCACTGCAATCGCCGTCGATGCGCTTGGACCGGAAAACGTCCTCGTCATCGGTATGCCCAGCCAGTATTCGTCTACCGGCTCAGTCGACGATAGCCTCCAACTCGCTCGCAATCTCGGCATCCAATTCGAAACCCTGGCAATCGCGGATATCTATCACCAGTTCGCGGATACCCTCAAGCCAATGTTCGTCGGCAGGCACCCGGATCTGACCGAAGAGAATCTGCAATCGCGGATTCGCGGCGTGCTGATGATGGCTCTTTCAAACAAATTCTCATCGCTCGTGCTCACGACCGGCAACAAATCCGAGATGGCCGTCGGCTACTGCACTCTTTATGGAGATATGGTTGGCGCCCTCGCCGTAATTGGCGATCTGGTTAAGACCCGCGTCTACGCGCTCAGTCACTGGATCAACCGCAATGGAGAAGTGATTCCCGAATCGATCCTCACCAAGGCTCCCTCGGCCGAACTGCGCCCCGATCAAAAGGATACGGATTCGCTGCCGCCCTACGATGTCCTCGATCCCATCCTTGAGGCCTACGTCGAACGCTACGAATCTCCCGCGCAAATCGTAGCGAAGTACGGTTTTCCCACTTCAACCGTCGAACAGATAGTCCGCCTCGTCGAGCGCACCGAGTACAAGCGCCAGCAGGCCGCCCCGGTTCTCAAACTCACTCCCAAATCTTTTGGCATGGGCCGCCGGTTTCCCATTGCTGCCCGGGTTCAGGTATAA
- a CDS encoding DsbA family protein produces MIHPSLRRGSLAALASAAILTLPFFAQPLFAQTEVPAAPQEPIASAEPSFPKPEASDFTADSPTKAQVEGFLHANWGYDTNRLYQVQRIVKTSVPGISSVVILVGEKGNKQTGALQFFTLPDGKHIITGGEILPFGEHPYTENRATLIERADGPSKGAASKDLELVEFADFQCPHCKDAQGTMDKLATDFPNAHIVYQSFPLVKIHPEAFRSAAYGVCVAKLGGNPAFFTYASAVFEGQAGLASAEGATLTLNSAVSKAGLAPEKVEACSKTPETKATVDAGVKLAEDLNVNQTPTLAINGHLIPLGGIPYESLKQMITFQVQNDGAAK; encoded by the coding sequence TTGATTCATCCATCGCTTCGTCGCGGCAGCCTTGCCGCACTCGCCTCCGCCGCAATTCTTACCCTGCCTTTTTTTGCTCAGCCGCTATTCGCGCAGACAGAGGTACCCGCAGCTCCCCAGGAACCGATAGCCTCTGCGGAACCTTCCTTCCCCAAGCCTGAAGCATCCGATTTCACCGCTGACTCGCCCACCAAGGCCCAGGTCGAAGGCTTCTTGCATGCTAACTGGGGATATGACACCAATCGCCTCTACCAGGTGCAGCGCATTGTCAAGACCAGCGTACCCGGAATCAGCAGCGTCGTCATACTCGTTGGCGAAAAGGGAAACAAGCAGACCGGAGCGCTTCAGTTCTTCACCTTGCCCGATGGAAAGCACATCATCACCGGCGGCGAAATCCTGCCCTTCGGCGAACATCCCTACACGGAGAACCGAGCCACCCTCATCGAGCGTGCTGACGGCCCATCCAAAGGCGCAGCCTCCAAGGATCTGGAGTTGGTAGAGTTCGCTGACTTTCAATGCCCTCACTGCAAAGATGCGCAGGGCACCATGGACAAGCTGGCGACCGACTTCCCCAACGCACACATCGTCTACCAGAGCTTTCCCCTGGTCAAGATTCACCCCGAAGCCTTCCGTTCCGCGGCTTACGGTGTCTGCGTAGCTAAGCTCGGCGGAAATCCCGCCTTCTTCACCTACGCATCTGCCGTTTTCGAAGGTCAGGCCGGACTCGCCAGCGCCGAGGGAGCAACGCTCACCCTCAACAGCGCCGTGTCCAAGGCTGGACTCGCACCCGAAAAGGTCGAAGCCTGCTCCAAGACTCCAGAGACCAAGGCCACCGTTGATGCCGGCGTCAAACTCGCCGAAGACCTCAACGTCAATCAAACTCCCACCCTGGCAATCAACGGCCATCTGATTCCCCTCGGCGGCATTCCGTACGAGTCACTGAAGCAGATGATCACCTTCCAGGTACAGAACGACGGCGCCGCCAAGTAA
- a CDS encoding HAD family hydrolase: MATTEIQSAQGKSLARVSIQDGFVWDAQDAYLFDIDGTILRSRDRIHFNSFASSVRQVTGLEISLEGMVLHGGTDTAILREAFAQAGIAVDAWESQNEAILEAMRQTIETRRADLDMWRMPGIEETLRHLAERGALLGLATGNLEMIGWTKVELVGLREWFRFGGFSDKFEVRSEMIRDAVFKAREIAGPNVSPCVVGDTPRDIEAARANSLPVIAVATGNYGFDELAEMKPEVCTTSLADLLAETNVRAAVQP; encoded by the coding sequence ATGGCTACAACTGAAATTCAATCGGCTCAAGGCAAGTCGTTGGCGCGCGTTTCTATTCAGGATGGATTTGTCTGGGATGCGCAGGACGCGTATCTGTTCGACATTGACGGTACGATCTTGCGCAGCCGTGACCGCATCCATTTCAATTCCTTTGCATCGAGTGTTCGTCAGGTAACAGGGCTGGAGATTTCGCTGGAAGGCATGGTGCTGCATGGCGGCACGGATACGGCGATTCTGCGCGAGGCTTTTGCCCAGGCAGGGATCGCGGTAGATGCCTGGGAGTCGCAGAACGAGGCGATTCTCGAAGCGATGCGCCAGACGATTGAGACACGGCGCGCAGACCTGGATATGTGGAGGATGCCCGGTATCGAAGAGACTCTCAGGCATCTTGCCGAGCGCGGTGCGCTGCTTGGCCTGGCGACCGGCAACCTGGAGATGATTGGCTGGACCAAGGTGGAGCTTGTGGGGCTGCGTGAGTGGTTTCGCTTTGGCGGATTCAGCGACAAGTTTGAAGTGCGTTCGGAGATGATCCGGGATGCGGTCTTCAAGGCTCGCGAGATCGCTGGTCCCAATGTGAGCCCATGCGTGGTGGGCGATACGCCGCGTGACATTGAGGCGGCACGGGCGAATTCCCTGCCGGTGATTGCGGTCGCTACGGGCAATTATGGATTTGATGAACTGGCCGAGATGAAGCCGGAGGTCTGCACTACTTCGCTGGCTGATTTACTGGCTGAGACGAATGTACGTGCGGCGGTGCAGCCGTGA
- a CDS encoding helix-turn-helix domain-containing protein yields MRQIEAGHGTLLRHEDDVKRELDSLITQMHSTGIRYEDAVRQFKRQYLLEVLRANRGNQCKAADELGMHRNTLSRTMAELELEVAEVRAGLKRPVRSERLVHSGLRQQIR; encoded by the coding sequence TTGAGACAGATAGAAGCCGGGCATGGCACTCTATTGAGACACGAGGACGACGTGAAGCGCGAACTAGACAGCCTGATCACCCAAATGCATTCAACCGGCATCCGCTATGAGGATGCTGTACGACAGTTCAAACGGCAATATTTACTCGAAGTGCTGCGGGCCAACCGCGGCAACCAGTGTAAAGCCGCCGATGAGCTGGGGATGCATCGCAACACGCTGAGCCGCACTATGGCTGAGCTGGAGCTGGAAGTTGCGGAAGTACGTGCGGGGCTCAAGCGTCCGGTGCGCAGCGAACGTCTGGTACATAGCGGACTGCGTCAGCAAATTCGTTAG